The following are encoded in a window of Callithrix jacchus isolate 240 chromosome 9, calJac240_pri, whole genome shotgun sequence genomic DNA:
- the H4C16 gene encoding histone H4, whose translation MSGRGKGGKGLGKGSAKRHRKVLRDNIQGITKPAIRRLARRGGVKRISGLIYEETRGVLKVFLENVIRDAVTYTEHAKRKTVTAMDVVYALKRQGRTLYGFGG comes from the coding sequence ATGTCTGGTCGAGGTAAAGGCGgcaaggggctggggaagggaagcGCCAAGCGCCACCGGAAGGTGCTGAGGGACAACATCCAAGGCATTACTAAGCCCGCGATTCGCCGCCTCGCTCGACGTGGGGGCGTCAAGCGCATCTCTGGCCTCATCTACGAAGAGACCCGCGGAGTCCTCAAAGTCTTCCTGGAGAATGTGATCCGGGACGCAGTGACTTACACGGAGCACGCCAAGCGCAAGACGGTCACGGCCATGGATGTGGTGTACGCGCTGAAACGCCAGGGCCGCACCCTTTATGGCTTCGGCGGCTGA